The following proteins come from a genomic window of Legionella cherrii:
- a CDS encoding helix-turn-helix domain-containing protein, whose product MDKKLFERLYESMIQMNEIIDGERVPSREFVVDALHVKEIRKKTGLTQEKFCHLIDVNIGTLRNWEQGRREPTGPAKALLRAINKDPEHVLAALAS is encoded by the coding sequence ATGGATAAAAAATTATTTGAACGATTGTACGAAAGTATGATTCAGATGAACGAAATTATTGATGGTGAGCGCGTTCCTTCACGAGAGTTTGTTGTAGATGCTCTTCATGTAAAAGAGATAAGAAAAAAAACGGGATTAACTCAAGAAAAATTTTGTCATTTAATTGATGTGAATATTGGAACTTTAAGAAATTGGGAGCAAGGAAGGAGGGAGCCAACAGGTCCCGCAAAAGCACTTCTTCGCGCAATAAATAAAGATCCTGAGCATGTATTGGCGGCATTAGCTAGTTGA
- a CDS encoding REP-associated tyrosine transposase, producing the protein MARSLRIEFPGALYHITSRGDGQERIYISEEDRNLFLNTFSEVCFRCTWVCYAYCLMDNHYHLLIETPAGNLSKGMQLLNGLYTQRFNRTHNRVGHVFQGRFKAILVDKESYLLELARYIVLNPVRANMVTSPHEWKWSSYLATTLKESNPNWLHTDKILCLFSDDVAVAIDKYREFVIEGITRKSPWSDLKKQIYLGNDEFINEMLKKIDPQMNLIDIPKTQYEAESYTLKEIEQKTSTRNEGIQVAYKSGQFSLKEIGDYFCLHYSSVSKIVKKLRP; encoded by the coding sequence ATGGCAAGATCGCTACGAATAGAGTTTCCAGGAGCGTTGTATCATATCACCTCAAGAGGAGATGGTCAGGAACGTATCTACATTTCAGAGGAAGATAGGAATTTATTTTTAAACACATTTTCTGAGGTATGTTTCAGATGTACTTGGGTTTGTTACGCATACTGTCTCATGGATAATCATTACCATCTGTTAATAGAGACTCCAGCTGGAAATTTAAGTAAAGGGATGCAATTACTTAATGGTCTGTATACTCAAAGATTTAATCGAACCCACAATCGTGTGGGGCACGTTTTTCAAGGGCGATTCAAAGCAATATTAGTTGATAAAGAGAGTTATTTGCTTGAGTTAGCAAGATACATTGTATTAAATCCTGTACGCGCAAACATGGTTACTTCACCCCATGAATGGAAATGGAGTAGCTATCTCGCTACGACGTTAAAAGAGTCGAACCCCAATTGGTTGCATACAGATAAAATTCTTTGTTTATTTAGTGACGATGTGGCCGTGGCCATTGATAAATATCGAGAATTTGTAATTGAAGGAATAACGCGTAAGTCACCATGGAGTGATTTAAAAAAACAAATTTACCTGGGAAATGATGAGTTTATTAATGAGATGTTGAAGAAAATCGACCCTCAAATGAATCTAATAGATATCCCGAAAACCCAGTATGAAGCAGAAAGTTACACTTTAAAAGAGATAGAGCAAAAGACCAGTACAAGAAATGAAGGAATTCAAGTTGCGTACAAAAGTGGTCAATTTAGTTTAAAAGAAATTGGGGACTATTTTTGCTTGCATTATTCCAGTGTGAGTAAAATAGTCAAAAAATTACGACCATAG
- a CDS encoding carboxymuconolactone decarboxylase family protein, translating into MKFGRKKTPTLSLREKELMVLASIITDNTVQFEVALHTENCLLQGVTKAEIIEMLMLLTLYVGQPKILNCLDAVKQAFNNFDKIR; encoded by the coding sequence ATGAAATTTGGCAGGAAAAAAACACCAACACTTAGTCTGCGTGAAAAAGAGCTTATGGTTTTGGCATCGATTATAACGGACAACACGGTTCAATTTGAAGTTGCTTTGCATACCGAAAACTGTTTGCTACAAGGTGTGACTAAAGCCGAAATCATTGAAATGCTAATGCTCCTGACGCTTTATGTCGGTCAACCCAAAATACTCAATTGCCTTGATGCTGTTAAACAAGCATTTAATAATTTTGATAAAATACGGTAA
- a CDS encoding amidohydrolase family protein, translating to MKKIALEEAIVVPGRDFILEHKSHPEFSQNLVRLKDIHKLRIDSMDEAGIDLSVLSVTTPGLQSLALASQLESCAQKWNDYLIDCVTQSPSRFRAFACIPTYAPELAINELERLKGVQEIVGCLINGYDSSGYTSAKYLDDNAYDEFWGYINDNNIPVYIHPRGIPEGRVATYSPYQALHGSTWGFHIETAEHVLRLMLSGLFDRYQNLKIIIGHMGEMLAFWAWRLDHRLEEEGWLEKLQCNKTITEYLNSNIFLTTSGFFDTPSLMHAIATVSVDRIMFSVDYPYEDNLKASQWLDSLQLADEDKMKISYLNAAKLLNI from the coding sequence ATGAAAAAAATTGCATTAGAAGAAGCTATTGTTGTTCCTGGACGAGACTTCATTTTAGAACACAAAAGCCATCCCGAGTTTAGTCAAAACTTAGTTCGTCTAAAAGATATACATAAGCTAAGAATTGATAGTATGGATGAAGCAGGGATTGATTTATCAGTACTCTCCGTAACAACTCCAGGGCTACAATCATTAGCTCTAGCATCACAACTGGAATCTTGCGCCCAAAAGTGGAATGACTATTTAATAGACTGTGTCACTCAATCCCCAAGTAGATTTCGTGCCTTTGCCTGCATACCTACTTACGCCCCAGAGCTTGCAATCAATGAGCTTGAACGCCTCAAAGGTGTTCAAGAAATCGTTGGCTGCCTAATTAATGGATATGATAGCAGTGGCTATACCTCTGCAAAATACCTGGATGACAATGCTTATGACGAATTTTGGGGCTACATTAATGATAACAACATCCCAGTTTATATTCACCCCAGAGGGATTCCTGAGGGAAGAGTAGCTACTTATTCACCATATCAAGCATTACATGGCTCAACATGGGGATTTCATATTGAAACGGCCGAACATGTTTTGCGCTTAATGCTGTCAGGGCTTTTTGATAGGTATCAAAACCTTAAAATCATCATTGGACACATGGGGGAAATGTTAGCATTTTGGGCTTGGCGACTCGATCATCGACTAGAAGAAGAAGGTTGGCTTGAAAAATTGCAATGCAATAAGACAATTACAGAGTACCTGAATTCTAATATATTCTTAACAACAAGTGGTTTTTTTGATACCCCATCTTTGATGCATGCAATTGCTACAGTTAGCGTAGATAGAATCATGTTCTCAGTTGACTATCCTTATGAAGATAACTTGAAGGCAAGCCAATGGTTGGATTCACTACAATTGGCTGATGAAGATAAAATGAAAATAAGTTACTTAAATGCTGCTAAATTACTAAATATATAA
- a CDS encoding DMT family transporter, translating to MNTNKSILGTGAIFLATMFWGMTFAFIKDAVATLTPFNFLFWRFGIASVLLLLIFWQKIKFNQQTLFYGTFLGLLLAGTVIFQTIGLRYTAASTASFITGLSVILVALFESFLNKQWPSIYVISAALIALVGVGFITLADGFTFNQGDLWVLLCAFCFAGYILFAGKASRIHQPISLTFIQAIFVCILAGVASLFTTKLAIPLQSNVWVAILFCSIFASIFAFLLQLQFQKYVSSTKAAIIFSLEPVFATITAAIYLHEQLTVQFFIGALMIFFAILLSEKRAKQKVIPQE from the coding sequence ATGAATACAAATAAATCTATCTTGGGTACTGGAGCAATCTTTTTAGCCACAATGTTTTGGGGAATGACCTTTGCATTTATTAAGGATGCGGTTGCAACACTAACCCCATTTAATTTTTTGTTTTGGCGTTTTGGTATTGCTAGCGTCTTATTACTCCTTATTTTTTGGCAAAAAATAAAGTTCAATCAGCAAACTCTATTTTATGGCACATTTTTAGGTCTCTTATTGGCTGGCACAGTGATATTCCAGACCATCGGCTTACGCTACACCGCTGCCTCGACTGCGAGTTTTATCACTGGACTGTCAGTTATATTAGTTGCCCTTTTCGAGTCGTTCCTTAATAAACAATGGCCTTCCATCTATGTAATTAGTGCCGCTTTAATTGCCTTGGTTGGTGTTGGGTTCATTACGCTTGCTGATGGATTTACATTTAATCAAGGTGATCTCTGGGTTTTATTGTGTGCCTTTTGTTTTGCAGGTTATATCTTATTCGCTGGCAAAGCCTCTCGGATTCACCAACCAATCTCCTTAACTTTCATTCAAGCAATTTTTGTTTGTATCTTAGCAGGAGTGGCCAGCTTATTTACTACAAAACTTGCTATTCCCTTACAAAGTAATGTTTGGGTTGCTATTTTATTTTGCAGTATCTTTGCTTCAATTTTTGCTTTTTTGCTGCAACTCCAATTCCAAAAATATGTTAGCTCGACTAAAGCAGCAATTATTTTTTCTCTTGAACCTGTATTTGCAACAATAACTGCCGCAATTTATTTGCATGAGCAATTAACTGTCCAATTTTTCATTGGTGCTTTAATGATATTTTTTGCAATTTTGTTATCAGAGAAACGAGCGAAACAAAAAGTAATTCCCCAAGAATAA
- a CDS encoding tetratricopeptide repeat protein yields MILKKSDYNSDQLWELIISQILEGDYTNHDLFLELLFDDDVPKNFSKMELQASSNPNAKYLSALCTPDPDIRLTLLVEAIELGNTKAMVMYATMLLEDSNTEVSKADQLDGFKLLEQAIELEDADAMFMKAIININTANNKYKNNKPQFDMLLSEALILLEKAIQLGNPQAMLRAAEIYSQTKWGIFNLAKAISVYEKAKRCGKSDPVIEKKLSSIDSKKIAEELMELLWDDLITGQSFSSLTIGILSAYCKGKVLTRLQETPQGTSLRYLKDLRNNPTHPLCLILNDGKTEVMSPEFKSLMLHASSVANTREGFFQLFRSPLLKVKPEEVEAHLLSFVHPGSQIDRLMFLKDKTASEISSETISNSVVSLQN; encoded by the coding sequence ATGATACTGAAAAAATCTGACTATAACTCAGATCAATTATGGGAACTTATTATTAGCCAAATATTAGAAGGAGATTATACAAATCATGATTTGTTTTTAGAGTTACTCTTTGATGATGACGTGCCAAAAAATTTTAGTAAAATGGAGCTGCAAGCGAGTAGCAATCCCAATGCTAAATATTTATCTGCTTTATGTACCCCTGATCCAGATATTAGGCTGACTCTTCTTGTTGAAGCTATCGAACTTGGCAATACAAAAGCGATGGTTATGTACGCTACCATGCTCCTAGAAGACTCCAATACTGAGGTAAGCAAGGCTGATCAGCTTGATGGTTTTAAGCTTTTAGAACAAGCGATTGAATTAGAAGATGCAGATGCGATGTTTATGAAAGCTATTATAAACATAAATACAGCCAACAATAAGTACAAAAATAATAAACCTCAATTTGATATGTTGCTTTCAGAGGCACTTATACTTCTGGAAAAAGCAATTCAATTAGGAAATCCACAAGCCATGTTGAGAGCTGCTGAGATATACTCTCAAACAAAATGGGGGATTTTCAATTTAGCAAAAGCGATTTCGGTTTATGAAAAGGCAAAAAGATGTGGGAAATCAGATCCTGTAATTGAGAAAAAGCTTAGCTCTATTGATTCGAAAAAAATAGCTGAAGAGTTAATGGAATTACTTTGGGATGACCTAATTACAGGGCAATCTTTCTCCTCTCTAACTATTGGCATTCTAAGTGCCTACTGCAAAGGTAAAGTTCTTACTCGTTTACAAGAGACTCCTCAAGGCACTAGTCTTCGCTATTTAAAAGATTTAAGAAACAATCCTACTCATCCTCTATGCTTAATTCTAAACGATGGTAAAACCGAGGTAATGAGCCCAGAATTTAAATCCTTAATGCTACATGCTTCCTCTGTAGCAAATACCAGAGAAGGTTTCTTTCAATTATTTCGAAGCCCTCTCTTAAAGGTTAAGCCAGAGGAGGTAGAAGCACATTTACTCTCTTTTGTACACCCAGGATCTCAAATAGACCGGTTAATGTTTTTAAAAGATAAAACCGCGAGTGAGATCTCCTCCGAAACCATTAGTAATAGTGTTGTGTCACTTCAAAATTAG
- a CDS encoding TcdA/TcdB catalytic glycosyltransferase domain-containing protein yields MKKEHDRNITSSNSIPPMFQYVWVGGEIKPEYLSTVLGISAAAFRSGFEETIIWTDNEEYINKPLRRADLKSLPNKYNSSRKKNNTVENEHQQSAHQSDSKVPLSAETLDIHMQARNFHIKIKNINELLDKLKNDPIFPDKETNAYLYNLLRESIGNRNLAAVSDLIRYCSLYYYGGYYLDTDLLPAIDRDTRLVPDKPPLGMIGHIRQQNFPKERIYLANLMKLPLPLEVDGNNDAFGVVPRHPILRVAIQKMLAAYAKQDVEPIILKDISAEKIGNTIKGVLTPFERNFVSQLKKDKATQTEFIKSLLNQCLELRLLDHVNFNEMELKHSSHRTPSSVAKEKQKTLLSIEDLIAEYTRQLKIDNFTDEDIKQLSKKLIKYVQEEIKIHQETYNLGYEGATEMDAKRYPFAIKDTNDRNKRRHNTCEASINSFCEAIEAFLVHKEPNGPLLILMRNLRHFLLKN; encoded by the coding sequence ATGAAAAAAGAGCATGACAGGAATATAACTTCATCAAATAGCATTCCACCGATGTTTCAATATGTCTGGGTGGGTGGTGAAATTAAGCCTGAGTATTTGTCAACCGTACTAGGGATATCGGCAGCTGCTTTTCGCAGTGGTTTTGAAGAAACCATTATTTGGACCGATAATGAAGAATACATTAATAAACCACTAAGACGTGCAGATTTAAAGTCGCTTCCGAATAAATATAATTCGAGCAGGAAAAAAAATAATACAGTTGAAAATGAACATCAGCAATCAGCTCACCAATCCGATTCAAAAGTGCCTCTGTCTGCAGAAACTTTAGATATCCACATGCAGGCGAGAAACTTCCATATTAAAATAAAAAATATCAATGAATTGCTGGACAAGCTTAAAAATGACCCTATTTTCCCTGATAAAGAGACAAATGCCTATTTATATAACTTATTAAGAGAGTCAATTGGAAATCGCAATTTGGCTGCCGTTAGTGATTTAATTCGATATTGTAGCCTGTATTACTATGGAGGATACTACCTGGATACTGATTTACTTCCTGCGATTGATAGGGATACAAGACTTGTGCCAGACAAACCGCCGTTAGGTATGATTGGCCATATCCGACAACAAAATTTCCCGAAAGAGAGGATCTATCTGGCTAATTTGATGAAACTGCCATTACCTTTAGAAGTGGATGGAAATAATGATGCTTTTGGGGTTGTTCCCCGTCATCCCATTTTACGAGTAGCTATCCAAAAGATGCTTGCCGCCTATGCTAAGCAAGATGTTGAACCAATCATATTAAAAGACATTAGTGCCGAAAAAATTGGAAATACAATAAAAGGCGTTCTCACTCCTTTTGAAAGAAACTTTGTATCTCAGTTAAAAAAGGATAAAGCAACTCAAACTGAATTTATAAAATCGCTTTTGAATCAATGTCTTGAGTTACGATTATTGGATCATGTAAATTTTAATGAAATGGAATTAAAACATTCTTCTCATCGTACGCCTAGCAGTGTGGCAAAAGAGAAACAAAAAACACTACTTTCAATTGAAGATTTAATTGCTGAATATACCAGGCAATTAAAAATCGACAATTTTACTGATGAAGATATTAAACAATTAAGTAAAAAGTTAATTAAATACGTCCAGGAAGAAATTAAAATACATCAAGAAACCTATAACTTAGGATATGAGGGTGCAACAGAAATGGATGCGAAAAGGTATCCATTTGCCATTAAAGACACCAACGATCGAAATAAAAGAAGACATAATACCTGTGAAGCCAGTATTAATTCTTTTTGTGAAGCTATTGAAGCCTTTTTAGTTCATAAAGAACCTAATGGGCCTCTCCTTATACTGATGAGGAACTTGCGGCATTTTCTCCTGAAAAATTAA
- a CDS encoding adenosine deaminase family protein has protein sequence MNKFLCLFCLLIIQIAYASPEENTQAYFDSIKATPSTLKKFLTNMPKGGDLHMHASGSSFAENLIHYAEMDNLCIDTNNLSVSINPSCNTEDYLMTAIANKKLYHSLIDAWSMCDFDKINNESGHDHFFNAFGKFSLITKMHGGEILAEMTERAAAQNELYLEIMTTPDGNEASALGKRQGWDPNLENLRNQLLSANFDQIVTHISQNLDKDEAKKNELQQCGTNNEQAGCQITVRYLYQVRREQPPEMVFAQLLAGFEAASQDSRIVGINLVQAEDGTIAMRDYRLHMQMVAFLHQLYPNVHISLHAGELNPELVAPEGLTFHIYEAVETASAERIGHGVDIEYEHHASELINKMAQKEVMVEVNLSSNDYILGIKGKDHPLALYLKNGVPVSLSTDDEGISREPLTRQFERAAEEQQLSYLTLKKLARNSLYFAFLPGDNLWQNSQYTLMNGECTLIKSVTDQPTPTCQNFLNLNPKAKLQWKLEEQFAKFESQY, from the coding sequence ATGAATAAGTTTCTTTGTTTGTTCTGTTTATTAATAATCCAAATTGCGTACGCAAGCCCTGAAGAAAATACTCAAGCTTATTTTGACTCCATTAAAGCAACTCCCAGTACATTAAAAAAATTTTTAACGAATATGCCTAAAGGGGGAGATCTGCATATGCACGCGAGCGGCTCATCATTCGCTGAAAATTTAATTCATTATGCAGAGATGGATAATTTATGTATTGATACAAACAATTTGTCGGTGTCTATCAATCCTTCATGCAATACAGAAGATTATTTAATGACCGCCATAGCGAATAAAAAATTATACCATTCTTTGATTGACGCATGGTCGATGTGCGATTTCGACAAAATAAACAATGAATCAGGACATGATCATTTTTTTAATGCTTTTGGAAAATTTAGCCTCATTACCAAAATGCACGGAGGGGAAATTTTAGCTGAAATGACTGAGCGCGCGGCGGCCCAAAACGAACTCTATTTAGAAATCATGACGACACCCGATGGGAATGAAGCCAGTGCACTCGGGAAGCGACAGGGGTGGGATCCTAATTTAGAAAATCTGCGCAATCAATTATTAAGTGCTAATTTTGACCAAATAGTGACTCATATTTCCCAGAATTTGGACAAGGACGAAGCGAAAAAGAATGAATTACAACAATGCGGCACGAATAACGAACAAGCAGGTTGTCAGATCACAGTTCGTTATTTGTATCAAGTTCGTAGGGAACAACCTCCAGAGATGGTTTTTGCACAATTACTCGCGGGATTTGAAGCGGCTTCACAAGATTCACGTATTGTAGGCATTAATTTGGTTCAAGCAGAAGATGGTACGATTGCAATGCGCGACTATCGATTACATATGCAAATGGTGGCTTTTTTGCATCAACTCTATCCTAATGTCCATATTTCGCTACATGCTGGTGAACTTAATCCTGAATTAGTAGCACCAGAAGGACTTACATTTCATATTTATGAAGCGGTAGAAACTGCTTCTGCAGAACGAATTGGACATGGTGTGGATATTGAATATGAACATCATGCATCCGAATTAATAAATAAAATGGCACAAAAAGAAGTGATGGTTGAAGTCAATTTAAGCAGTAACGATTATATTTTAGGCATCAAAGGGAAAGATCATCCCTTGGCTTTATATTTAAAAAATGGTGTGCCTGTAAGTTTATCAACTGATGATGAAGGAATAAGCCGTGAACCTTTAACGCGTCAATTCGAGCGTGCTGCGGAAGAGCAACAGCTTTCTTATCTCACTCTAAAAAAGTTAGCACGAAACAGTCTGTATTTTGCTTTTTTACCCGGCGATAATCTTTGGCAAAATTCTCAATACACCTTAATGAATGGGGAATGTACCCTGATTAAATCAGTAACAGATCAGCCAACGCCCACGTGCCAGAACTTTCTTAATCTTAACCCCAAAGCGAAACTTCAATGGAAATTGGAAGAGCAGTTCGCCAAATTTGAATCACAATATTGA